Proteins encoded in a region of the Prunus persica cultivar Lovell chromosome G4, Prunus_persica_NCBIv2, whole genome shotgun sequence genome:
- the LOC18781078 gene encoding serine--glyoxylate aminotransferase — MDYVYGPGRNHLFVPGPVNIPEPVLRAMNRNNEDYRSPAVPAMTKILLEDVKKIFKTTTGTSFMIPTTGTGAWESALTNTLSPGDRIVSFLIGQFSLLWIDQQQRLNFKVDVVESEWGQGANLDILASKLAEDTAHTIKAICIVHNETATGVTNNLAQVRRILDEYRHPALFLVDGVSSICALDFRMDEWGVDVALTGSQKALSLPTGIGIVCASPKALEASKTAKSVRVFFDWNDYLKFYKLGTYWPYTPSIQLLYGLRTALDLIFEEGLDNVIARHSRLGKATRLAVEAWGLKNCTQSEEWFSDTVTAVLVPPYIDSTEIVRRAWKRYNLSLGLGLNKIAGKVFRIGHLGNLNELQLLGCLAGVEMVLRDVGYPVKLGSGVAAASAYFQNNTPLIPSRI; from the exons ATGGACTATGTTTATGGACCCGGAAGGAACCATCTCTTTGTTCCAGGCCCGGTCAATATTCCGGAGCCAGTCCTTCGGGCTATGAACAGAAACAATGAGGATTATCGTTCTCCTGCTGTTCCAGCAATGACAAAAATTCTGCTGGAGGATGTGAAGAAGATTTTCAAGACTACAACTGGAACTTCATTTATGATCCCTACCACAG GTACTGGTGCTTGGGAGAGTGCACTTACAAATACATTATCTCCTGGAGACCGGATTGTATCTTTCCTGATTGGCCAATTCAGTTTGCTATGGATTGATCAGCAGCAGCGCCTTAATTTCAAGGTGGATGTTGTAGAAAGTGAATGGGGCCAAGGTGCCAACCTTGACATTCTGGCATCAAAACTTGCAGAAGATACTGCGCACACTATAAAAGCAATATGCATTGTTCACAATGAAACAGCCACTGGAGTTACTAATAACTTAGCTCAAGTGAGAAGAATACTTG ATGAGTACAGACATCCAGCTCTCTTTCTTGTTGATGGAGTGTCTTCCATATGTGCTCTTGACTTCCGTATGGATGAATGGGGAGTAGATGTAGCTTTAACTGGTTCTCAGAAAGCTCTTTCTCTCCCCACTGGCATTGGGATTGTGTGTGCAAGCCCAAAAGCTCTAGAGGCATCTAAAACTGCAAAGTCAGTAAGAGTTTTCTTTGACTGGAATGATTACTTGAAGTTCTATAAGTTGGGAACATACTGGCCATATACCCCTTCCATCCAGTTGCTGTATGGACTGCGCACAGCACTTGATCTTATTTTTGAGGAAGGACTTGACAACGTGATTGCAAGACACAGCCGTTTGGGAAAAGCAACAAG GCTTGCTGTGGAGGCATGGGGCTTGAAGAACTGCACCCAAAGTGAGGAATGGTTCAGTGACACAGTGACAGCTGTGCTGGTTCCTCCATACATTGACAGTACAGAAATTGTGAGAAGGGCATGGAAAAGATATAATTTGAGCTTAGGCCTAGGCCTAAACAAAATAGCTGGCAAGGTTTTCAGAATAGGGCATCTTGGCAATCTGAATGAG TTGCAATTGCTGGGTTGTCTTGCTGGTGTCGAGATGGTACTTAGGGATGTGGGCTACCCTGTTAAGCTAGGAAGCGGAGTTGCAGCTGCTAGTGCATACTTTCAGAACAACACCCCTCTGATCCCTTCCAGGATTTGA